A genomic segment from Candidatus Atribacteria bacterium encodes:
- a CDS encoding branched-chain amino acid ABC transporter permease, producing MKIILEQLLNGLTIGSFYALIALGYSMVYGVMKLINFAHGDLFALGSYLGYTLLVFGSTYATVTFGIWGGMIAAMLIAAIGIGIAGTLIERIAYRPIYSVGRLPAVVSALGASIVIQNGIMVAWGPRPQAYPSQVVPSIMLNIGGFRITLLQVIILIISFVLMGLLYYIVQKTTFGAAIRACALDRDTAALMGINIETIIFFIFALGPALGGMSGVMVGMYYRKISFIMGWNYGLKAFTATILGGIGNIPGAMLGGLLLGVLEMLGSTYISTAYKDVFVFLVLIFVLIFRPRGLLGEKVAEKV from the coding sequence ATGAAAATTATTTTAGAGCAGCTACTAAACGGGTTAACCATAGGCTCATTTTATGCTCTTATTGCTCTAGGTTATTCCATGGTATATGGGGTAATGAAGCTGATTAATTTTGCGCATGGAGACTTATTTGCCCTGGGATCTTATCTGGGATATACCCTTCTCGTATTTGGCTCTACCTATGCTACCGTTACCTTTGGTATATGGGGCGGAATGATTGCGGCTATGTTAATAGCCGCAATCGGTATAGGAATTGCCGGTACTTTAATAGAGCGAATTGCCTATCGCCCAATATATTCAGTAGGCCGGCTTCCCGCAGTGGTATCTGCACTGGGTGCTTCCATTGTTATACAAAATGGGATAATGGTTGCTTGGGGACCTCGTCCACAAGCTTATCCCTCACAAGTTGTCCCTTCGATTATGCTAAATATTGGTGGTTTTAGAATTACTTTACTCCAGGTTATAATTTTAATCATTTCTTTTGTGCTTATGGGGCTTTTATATTATATCGTTCAAAAAACTACTTTTGGGGCAGCTATCCGGGCTTGTGCTTTGGATAGAGATACTGCCGCCTTGATGGGCATAAATATAGAAACAATTATTTTTTTTATCTTTGCTTTAGGTCCCGCTTTGGGTGGAATGTCAGGAGTTATGGTAGGAATGTATTATAGAAAAATTAGTTTTATCATGGGATGGAATTATGGATTAAAAGCCTTTACTGCTACTATCCTGGGAGGTATCGGTAATATCCCGGGTGCAATGCTCGGCGGTCTTCTCTTGGGAGTATTAGAAATGTTAGGTTCTACCTACATTTCTACTGCCTATAAGGATGTATTCGTATTTTTAGTTTTAATATTTGTTTTAATTTTTCGCCCCAGGGGTTTGTTGGGTGAAAAAGTTGCAGAAAAAGTGTAA